From one Flavobacterium kingsejongi genomic stretch:
- the rlmD gene encoding 23S rRNA (uracil(1939)-C(5))-methyltransferase RlmD, producing the protein MARKNTDKIVFDFVKVLDAGAKGVSVAKAPDGKVIFIPNVVPGDVVDVQTFKKRKAYYEGKAVRFHEYSEHRIDPVCEHFGVCGGCKWQNMNYPQQLFYKQNEVKNHLQRIGKVALPEFDPILGSEKQFFYRNKMEFSFSNARWLTEQEIQSDDALDNRNALGFHIPKMWDKILDINKCYLQEDPSNDIRNEIRRFANENNLTFFNPRNHEGLLRTVMIRTASTGEIMIVVQFFEDNATERELLLDFLAGRFPEITSLQYVVNSKANDTLYDQNIILYKGRDYILEEMEGLKFSINAKSFYQTNSEQAYELYKITRDFAGLTGNEVVYDLYTGTGTIAQFVSKKAKKVIGVEAVPEAIADAKVNAERNSITNCEFYVGDMKVVFNDAFIAKHGHPDVIITDPPRDGMHKDVIEQILKISPEKIVYVSCNSATQARDLALMDEHYKVSRVRPVDMFPQTHHVENVVLLEKR; encoded by the coding sequence ATGGCACGAAAAAATACAGATAAAATCGTTTTTGATTTTGTAAAAGTCCTTGATGCGGGTGCAAAAGGCGTTTCAGTAGCAAAGGCTCCTGATGGGAAAGTAATATTTATACCTAATGTAGTTCCGGGTGATGTAGTGGATGTACAAACTTTTAAGAAGCGTAAAGCTTATTATGAAGGAAAAGCCGTTCGTTTCCACGAATATTCCGAGCATCGCATCGATCCTGTTTGCGAACATTTTGGCGTATGTGGTGGCTGCAAATGGCAAAACATGAACTACCCTCAGCAATTATTCTACAAACAGAATGAAGTAAAAAACCATTTGCAACGCATTGGTAAAGTAGCGCTTCCTGAATTTGATCCGATATTAGGATCGGAAAAACAGTTTTTCTATCGCAATAAAATGGAATTTTCATTCTCGAATGCCCGATGGCTGACAGAACAGGAAATCCAGAGCGATGATGCTTTAGACAACCGAAATGCATTGGGCTTTCATATCCCTAAAATGTGGGATAAAATATTGGATATCAACAAATGTTACTTACAGGAAGATCCCTCTAATGACATTCGTAATGAGATCCGCAGATTTGCCAATGAAAATAACCTGACCTTTTTCAATCCGAGAAACCACGAAGGGCTGTTGCGAACTGTAATGATTCGTACTGCTTCGACTGGGGAAATAATGATAGTAGTCCAGTTTTTTGAAGACAATGCCACCGAAAGGGAATTGTTACTCGATTTCCTGGCAGGCCGTTTTCCGGAAATTACTTCGCTACAATATGTAGTCAACAGCAAAGCAAATGATACCTTATACGACCAGAATATCATCCTTTACAAAGGAAGAGATTATATCCTGGAAGAAATGGAAGGGTTGAAATTCAGTATCAATGCCAAATCTTTTTACCAAACAAACTCAGAGCAGGCTTACGAACTTTATAAAATAACCCGTGATTTCGCCGGACTTACCGGAAACGAAGTGGTGTATGATCTGTATACAGGAACCGGTACTATTGCACAGTTTGTATCCAAAAAGGCTAAAAAAGTAATTGGTGTTGAAGCCGTTCCTGAAGCGATTGCCGATGCAAAAGTGAATGCCGAACGCAATAGCATTACTAATTGTGAGTTTTATGTAGGAGACATGAAAGTTGTTTTTAATGATGCTTTCATCGCAAAACACGGACATCCGGATGTGATCATTACCGATCCGCCGAGAGATGGGATGCACAAAGACGTCATTGAGCAAATCCTGAAAATCAGCCCGGAAAAGATCGTTTATGTAAGCTGTAATTCAGCGACACAAGCCCGTGACCTGGCCCTGATGGATGAGCATTACAAAGTATCCCGTGTACGCCCGGTAGATATGTTCCCGCAAACACATCATGTGGAAAACGTAGTCCTGTTGGAAAAACGCTAA
- a CDS encoding DUF6452 family protein gives MKKIVIALLLIAIPIIYWSCEKDDICTEDTTPKMVVTFYDNDNPSVPKRFVKLQVVLDGNAYNNPNKLVFTNLDSIGIPLRPNSESTKYHLFLTYVVLNDTIITNDIVEFKYSKEDLFVSRACGYKSNFRLSPDPIVPTDSIGTPLNPWIKNITVINREIINETAAHVKILY, from the coding sequence ATGAAAAAAATAGTTATAGCACTGTTGCTTATTGCAATCCCAATAATCTATTGGAGTTGTGAGAAGGATGATATCTGTACCGAAGATACCACCCCAAAAATGGTGGTCACTTTTTATGATAATGATAATCCATCGGTGCCAAAACGATTTGTCAAGCTTCAGGTGGTTTTGGATGGCAATGCCTACAACAATCCGAATAAGCTCGTTTTTACCAATCTGGATTCGATCGGTATTCCACTGCGACCCAATTCGGAATCAACCAAATACCATCTTTTCCTCACCTATGTGGTATTAAACGACACCATCATCACCAATGATATCGTCGAGTTTAAATACAGTAAGGAGGACCTGTTTGTATCAAGAGCCTGTGGGTATAAATCTAATTTCAGGCTCAGCCCGGATCCGATTGTCCCAACCGATTCTATTGGCACACCTCTAAACCCATGGATCAAAAACATTACCGTAATCAATCGGGAAATCATCAATGAAACTGCAGCCCATGTTAAGATACTTTATTAG
- a CDS encoding DUF6048 family protein — translation MLRYFISGLLIVGFSSLQAQSKKTTTAADTIPVPLERYGLRIGADLQKLSRSLYDKDYKGFEIVGDYRLTKKMYAAAEIGTENKNTVDEQLDFTTKGQYIRIGIDLNTYENWLDMENMIFTGFRYGYSNFSQNLNSYSIYYNTAHTNPDNIAQPTQPNLLDNTTVYPNKEFSGLSAHWVEFVAGVKAKVYNNIYIGFSARLNYLITDKKPENFENLYIPGFNKTYDGSFGVGFNYTVSYMIPLYKKAKSKPIIIPDPKAPKAK, via the coding sequence ATGTTAAGATACTTTATTAGCGGCCTGCTGATCGTGGGGTTTTCATCCCTTCAGGCACAAAGCAAGAAAACAACAACAGCTGCTGATACGATTCCGGTTCCTCTCGAACGCTATGGTCTACGTATAGGTGCCGATTTGCAAAAATTGTCCCGTTCCCTTTATGACAAAGATTATAAAGGTTTTGAAATCGTTGGGGATTACCGCCTGACCAAAAAGATGTACGCTGCCGCAGAAATCGGGACGGAGAATAAAAACACAGTCGACGAACAATTGGATTTCACGACCAAAGGACAATACATCCGCATTGGTATCGACCTGAATACCTACGAGAACTGGCTGGATATGGAAAACATGATCTTTACCGGTTTTCGATATGGCTATTCCAATTTCAGTCAAAACCTGAACAGCTATTCTATTTATTACAATACAGCTCATACCAATCCGGATAACATCGCACAACCGACACAGCCTAATTTACTGGACAATACGACTGTTTATCCCAACAAGGAATTCAGTGGTCTTTCTGCCCACTGGGTCGAGTTTGTCGCCGGAGTAAAGGCGAAGGTCTACAATAACATCTATATTGGCTTTAGCGCCCGGTTAAACTATCTCATTACCGACAAGAAACCGGAGAATTTTGAAAACCTCTATATCCCTGGATTTAATAAAACCTATGACGGAAGTTTTGGTGTTGGTTTCAATTATACCGTTTCGTATATGATTCCTTTATATAAGAAAGCCAAAAGCAAACCAATCATCATTCCGGATCCGAAAGCACCGAAAGCAAAATAA
- a CDS encoding THUMP domain-containing class I SAM-dependent RNA methyltransferase, translating to MENFKMIAKTFFGFEEILAKELLLLGAQDVEQGVRMVSFVGDKGFMYKANLALRTALKILKPIYYFRANNEQGLYKGISGIDWSKYLNANQTFVIDTTVHSDYFKHTQFVSQKSKDAIVDQFRNRTGQRPSVDKDFPDLRINIHIDKDQVSVALDTSGNSLHQRGYRTATNIAPINEVLAAGMILLSGWEGQGDFLDPMCGSGTLLAEAAMIACNIPANLNRKEFAFEKWNDWDNDLFDQIIDSLMKRVREFHYTIQGYDKAPSAVAKAKDNIRNANLDEYIKIEQRDFFTTEKETKGPLHMVFNPPYGERLDIQMEQFYGNIGDTLKKNYPGTNAWFITANLDALKFVGLKPSRKIKLFNGSLEARLVKYEMYEGSKRTKFQDRGEEATDTTNE from the coding sequence ATGGAAAATTTTAAGATGATTGCCAAGACCTTTTTTGGTTTTGAAGAGATATTAGCCAAAGAGTTATTGCTTTTAGGCGCACAGGATGTGGAACAGGGCGTGCGTATGGTGAGCTTTGTTGGTGATAAGGGATTTATGTACAAGGCCAATCTGGCGTTGCGTACGGCATTGAAAATCCTAAAACCGATTTATTACTTCCGTGCCAATAATGAGCAGGGATTGTACAAAGGGATTTCCGGGATTGACTGGTCGAAATACCTGAATGCCAACCAGACTTTTGTAATTGATACAACGGTGCATTCGGATTATTTCAAACATACCCAGTTTGTATCCCAGAAAAGTAAAGATGCTATTGTAGACCAGTTTCGAAACCGTACCGGGCAACGCCCGAGTGTGGACAAAGACTTCCCGGATCTTAGGATTAACATCCATATTGACAAAGACCAGGTTTCTGTCGCATTAGATACTTCTGGAAACTCCCTGCATCAGCGTGGCTACAGGACGGCGACCAATATTGCACCAATCAACGAAGTGCTGGCAGCCGGTATGATTTTGCTTTCCGGTTGGGAAGGACAGGGTGATTTCCTGGATCCGATGTGTGGATCCGGTACATTGTTGGCGGAAGCTGCGATGATCGCCTGTAATATCCCGGCAAACCTGAACCGTAAGGAATTTGCTTTTGAGAAATGGAACGACTGGGATAATGACCTTTTTGACCAGATTATCGACTCCCTGATGAAAAGAGTGCGTGAGTTTCATTATACCATTCAGGGATATGATAAAGCACCTTCGGCAGTGGCCAAAGCAAAAGATAATATCCGAAATGCCAATCTTGATGAATATATAAAAATTGAGCAGCGTGATTTTTTTACTACGGAAAAAGAAACTAAAGGGCCGTTACACATGGTATTCAATCCTCCGTATGGCGAGCGTCTGGATATACAGATGGAACAGTTTTATGGTAACATAGGCGATACGCTGAAAAAGAACTATCCGGGAACAAACGCCTGGTTTATTACAGCGAACCTGGATGCTTTGAAATTTGTAGGACTGAAGCCTTCCCGAAAAATAAAACTATTTAACGGTAGCCTCGAAGCCCGATTGGTGAAGTATGAAATGTATGAAGGTAGCAAGAGAACCAAATTCCAGGACAGGGGAGAAGAAGCAACCGATACGACCAACGAATAA
- a CDS encoding SAM-dependent methyltransferase has product MHKENKTWFASWFDSPYYHILYKDRDYEEAQLFVDNITNYLNLPEDSKILDLACGKGRHSIYMNKLGYNVTGADLSPNSIEEAKQFENDTLHFEVHDMREPFEQKFDAIVNLFTSFGYFENDADNLLTLKAIQHSLTEYGFAVIDFMNVNRVINNLVPEELKTVDGIDFHIKRYHQDGYIIKDIDFEDDGEKFHFTERVKALTLQDFQSMMDEAGIYLLDIFGDYKLRKFHKDESERLILIFK; this is encoded by the coding sequence ATGCACAAAGAAAACAAAACTTGGTTTGCCTCATGGTTTGATTCCCCTTACTACCATATTCTGTACAAAGACAGAGACTATGAGGAAGCACAACTGTTTGTTGATAATATCACCAACTACCTGAATCTTCCGGAAGATTCAAAAATACTGGACCTGGCCTGTGGAAAAGGGCGCCATTCCATCTACATGAATAAGCTCGGGTACAATGTTACCGGTGCCGACCTCTCTCCCAACAGTATCGAAGAAGCTAAACAATTCGAAAATGATACCCTTCATTTTGAAGTACACGACATGCGTGAGCCTTTCGAACAGAAATTTGATGCTATTGTCAATTTGTTTACCAGCTTCGGTTATTTTGAAAATGATGCCGACAACCTGCTTACATTAAAAGCCATTCAGCACAGCCTTACCGAATATGGGTTTGCCGTAATTGACTTTATGAATGTGAATCGTGTGATCAACAATCTGGTACCCGAAGAATTAAAAACGGTAGACGGAATTGATTTCCACATTAAGCGTTACCACCAGGATGGCTACATTATCAAGGACATTGATTTTGAAGACGATGGGGAAAAATTCCACTTTACCGAAAGGGTAAAAGCATTAACACTTCAGGATTTCCAATCCATGATGGACGAAGCCGGTATCTACCTGTTGGATATTTTTGGCGATTACAAACTGAGAAAATTTCACAAAGACGAAAGCGAGCGACTCATTCTGATTTTCAAATAA
- a CDS encoding ZIP family metal transporter: MKYLLPLFSVLMGYAIALFLKPQDKKNLKLLLAFSGSFLLSLTVMHLLPEVYHEESHVHEGSHNNPIGLFIMIGILFQIILEFFSKGAEHGHVHGHEEIHHIPWSLFISLCIHALLEGFPVSHHNDLAIGIAIHHLPIAIILTTFFVNAKLRKPAILLFMVTFAVMTPLGTVISQYLPLLNQYYAEISAVVIGILFHISSTIIFEASENHKFNTAKVSMIVLGILLAYLL; the protein is encoded by the coding sequence ATGAAATACCTTTTACCACTTTTTTCTGTTTTGATGGGCTATGCTATTGCATTGTTCCTGAAACCGCAAGACAAAAAAAACCTGAAGCTCCTTTTGGCTTTCAGTGGTTCATTTCTTTTATCTCTCACCGTGATGCACCTCCTGCCGGAAGTGTACCACGAGGAGTCTCATGTCCATGAGGGCAGCCATAACAATCCGATAGGATTGTTTATTATGATAGGTATCCTGTTTCAGATTATCCTGGAATTTTTTTCCAAAGGAGCCGAACACGGGCATGTTCACGGACATGAGGAGATACATCATATCCCCTGGTCTTTATTTATCAGCCTTTGTATCCATGCGCTATTGGAGGGATTCCCGGTAAGCCATCACAATGACCTTGCGATTGGAATTGCGATACACCATTTGCCTATTGCCATCATCCTGACTACTTTTTTTGTCAATGCCAAACTCCGAAAACCAGCGATATTGCTGTTCATGGTAACCTTTGCGGTAATGACACCTTTAGGTACCGTCATTTCACAATACCTGCCCTTACTGAACCAGTATTATGCTGAAATTTCGGCTGTTGTTATAGGAATCCTGTTCCATATTTCATCGACAATCATCTTTGAAGCCAGCGAAAATCATAAATTCAACACCGCCAAGGTATCCATGATTGTATTGGGAATCCTGTTGGCCTACCTGTTATAA
- a CDS encoding IS256 family transposase yields the protein MIEDGKLPKDFAKQFKNKEDFHTFFQDLYKQGIEQLLQGELDAHLGYEKHNIDGYNTGNSRNGSFSKNIKSETLGNMVLAIPRDRNGEFEPQVIGKGQSMSEKIEDAILGMYSRGMTRSDIVEQVKEVYGISVSESTISTISDRILADVDLWTKRALEPQYLIVWMDAVHMKVRTDGKYENHAIYIVIGLKTDGKKEVLGMWLNKEESASFWMTVLSDIKSRGVKDILIACTDNLTGFTKAIRGVFPNTESQLCIVHQIRNSLKFVVVKDRKAFCSAMKEVYTAINQEEAVLALAEFKKNWEAKYKYAVCSWEKNWENLMPFLAYPAEIRKIMYTTNTIENLNRGIRKYTKTKVQFPDEKSVKKSVYLAIQNCEKSWINAIPSWGLIMNQFLVIFGERCNIKH from the coding sequence ATGATCGAAGATGGTAAATTACCCAAAGATTTTGCAAAGCAATTTAAAAACAAAGAAGACTTCCATACTTTTTTTCAAGACCTGTATAAACAAGGCATTGAACAACTACTCCAGGGAGAATTGGATGCTCATCTGGGATATGAGAAGCATAATATTGACGGATACAATACAGGCAATAGCCGTAATGGTTCTTTCTCAAAGAATATAAAATCAGAGACTTTGGGCAATATGGTCCTGGCTATTCCCCGGGATAGAAATGGTGAATTCGAGCCTCAGGTCATCGGAAAAGGCCAATCGATGAGTGAAAAGATTGAAGATGCTATTTTAGGAATGTACAGTCGTGGAATGACCCGTAGTGATATTGTAGAACAAGTTAAAGAAGTTTATGGGATATCAGTAAGTGAGTCCACGATTTCGACCATCTCTGATAGAATACTGGCTGATGTTGATTTATGGACTAAAAGGGCTTTAGAACCACAGTATCTGATTGTTTGGATGGATGCTGTGCATATGAAAGTAAGAACAGATGGGAAATATGAAAACCATGCAATTTACATTGTAATCGGACTAAAAACAGATGGTAAGAAAGAAGTATTAGGAATGTGGCTAAATAAAGAAGAGTCGGCTTCATTTTGGATGACTGTACTCTCTGACATAAAATCTCGTGGAGTAAAGGATATTCTCATTGCCTGTACAGATAACCTTACCGGATTTACAAAAGCTATCAGAGGTGTTTTTCCAAATACAGAATCCCAGCTTTGCATTGTTCATCAAATAAGGAATAGCCTTAAGTTTGTAGTAGTTAAGGATAGAAAAGCATTTTGCAGTGCAATGAAAGAAGTATATACTGCAATAAATCAGGAAGAAGCCGTTTTAGCTCTGGCTGAATTTAAAAAAAACTGGGAAGCAAAATATAAATATGCCGTTTGCTCCTGGGAAAAGAATTGGGAAAATCTCATGCCTTTTTTGGCCTATCCTGCTGAAATCAGGAAAATAATGTACACCACAAATACAATAGAAAACTTAAACAGGGGAATTAGAAAATATACCAAAACAAAAGTGCAGTTCCCAGATGAAAAAAGCGTCAAGAAATCAGTCTATTTAGCAATACAAAATTGTGAAAAAAGCTGGATAAATGCAATACCAAGCTGGGGATTAATCATGAATCAGTTCTTGGTCATATTTGGAGAAAGGTGTAATATTAAACACTAA
- the murQ gene encoding N-acetylmuramic acid 6-phosphate etherase has translation MQFTKTTEQNSNYEHLETMSVSELLSNINAEDQTVPTAVAKALPQIESLVTQTVAQLKKGGRIFYIGAGTSGRLGVVDASECPPTFGVPYDLVNGIIAGGDLAIRKAVENAEDDREQAWKDLQQHGINGNDIVIGIAASGTTPYVIGGLEACNANGIPTGCITCNAGSPLSITAKYPVVVIVGPEFVTGSSRMKAGTAQKLVLNMISTATMIQLGKVKGNKMVDMQLSNDKLVHRAARMIIEELGVSDETANALLKEYGNVRNSIENYKR, from the coding sequence ATGCAGTTTACCAAAACCACTGAGCAGAATTCAAACTATGAGCATCTGGAAACGATGAGCGTATCGGAACTGTTGTCCAATATCAATGCCGAAGACCAAACGGTTCCAACAGCTGTAGCCAAAGCATTGCCCCAAATAGAATCCCTGGTTACCCAAACTGTAGCGCAACTCAAAAAAGGCGGCAGGATTTTTTATATTGGTGCCGGAACCAGCGGCCGTTTGGGCGTTGTAGATGCTTCGGAATGCCCGCCTACTTTTGGTGTTCCCTATGATCTGGTCAATGGTATCATTGCCGGTGGTGACCTGGCCATTCGTAAAGCTGTTGAAAATGCTGAAGATGATCGCGAACAAGCATGGAAAGACTTACAGCAGCATGGAATAAATGGAAATGATATTGTAATTGGCATTGCTGCCTCCGGAACCACTCCCTATGTCATTGGTGGGCTTGAAGCCTGTAACGCGAATGGTATTCCTACAGGATGCATCACCTGTAACGCAGGAAGCCCGCTTTCGATAACGGCCAAGTATCCGGTTGTTGTTATTGTAGGGCCCGAATTTGTAACCGGAAGTTCCAGGATGAAAGCGGGTACTGCGCAAAAACTGGTCCTCAATATGATCTCGACGGCTACCATGATCCAGTTGGGGAAAGTCAAAGGCAACAAAATGGTCGATATGCAGCTCAGCAATGATAAACTGGTACACCGTGCCGCCCGTATGATTATAGAAGAACTTGGTGTTTCCGATGAAACCGCCAACGCCCTGCTCAAAGAATACGGAAACGTACGCAATTCAATCGAAAATTATAAACGATAA
- a CDS encoding DUF6095 family protein, producing MANKKILFRGIKYLGWSLPLFFIGPVVIHSSFKNQNNPLYYVVLALGIIICLSAMLLLFRGVQTVVKSLFDHE from the coding sequence ATGGCAAACAAAAAAATACTCTTTCGGGGCATCAAATACCTGGGTTGGTCACTTCCCCTGTTTTTTATTGGCCCGGTAGTCATTCACAGTTCTTTTAAAAACCAAAATAACCCGCTCTATTATGTAGTACTCGCCCTGGGTATTATCATATGCTTGAGTGCCATGTTATTGCTGTTCCGCGGCGTACAAACGGTTGTAAAAAGCTTATTCGACCATGAATGA
- a CDS encoding pentapeptide repeat-containing protein produces MNELIHIDKTFSKITYSEKSIRNREFENCVFEGCNFYNTDFAYNQFSDCTFNNCNLSMTSLNGSGLKTVTFEECKLLGIKFHECDDFLFAVTFTDCTMDYASFINKKMPKTVFRNCSLQEVNFSGTDLTKAVFDNANLLRAIFDETTLTEADFSTAYNFTMDPERNTIRKAKFATKDLAGLLEKYDLKIQ; encoded by the coding sequence ATGAATGAATTGATCCACATCGATAAAACCTTCTCCAAGATCACCTATTCCGAGAAATCCATCCGGAACCGGGAATTTGAGAATTGTGTTTTTGAAGGCTGTAATTTTTACAACACTGATTTTGCCTATAACCAATTTAGTGACTGTACCTTCAACAATTGCAACCTGTCCATGACCAGCCTGAATGGATCGGGACTGAAGACTGTCACGTTTGAAGAATGTAAGCTCTTAGGTATCAAGTTTCATGAATGTGATGATTTCCTGTTTGCTGTGACTTTCACAGACTGCACGATGGATTATGCCTCTTTTATCAATAAGAAAATGCCCAAAACAGTATTTCGAAACTGTTCGTTGCAGGAAGTCAATTTCTCCGGAACCGATTTGACCAAAGCAGTGTTTGACAACGCCAATCTGCTTCGGGCTATTTTTGATGAAACTACACTTACCGAAGCTGATTTTTCAACGGCCTATAATTTCACTATGGATCCGGAACGCAATACCATCCGTAAGGCAAAATTTGCCACCAAAGATCTGGCAGGGCTTTTAGAAAAATATGATTTAAAAATCCAATAA
- a CDS encoding DUF1572 family protein, with amino-acid sequence MDLNETYLVNVKKQFVYYKTVAEKAIAQLEENQLFVALNDDTNSISVIIKHLNGNMLSRWTDFLTADGEKEWRDRDAEFIDTYTSKAEVMEKWDAGWKCLLNGLDSLAPEQLSTIVYLRNEGHTVIEAINRQLAHYPYHIGQIVFYAKLLKKGNWDSSVHP; translated from the coding sequence ATGGATCTGAATGAGACTTACCTTGTAAATGTAAAAAAGCAATTCGTATACTATAAAACTGTTGCCGAAAAAGCCATTGCACAGTTGGAAGAAAACCAGCTTTTTGTCGCACTGAATGACGATACCAATAGTATTTCGGTGATCATCAAGCACCTGAATGGTAATATGCTGTCCCGATGGACCGATTTCCTGACTGCTGATGGCGAAAAAGAATGGCGGGACCGTGACGCAGAGTTTATCGATACCTATACCAGTAAAGCTGAAGTGATGGAAAAATGGGATGCCGGATGGAAATGCCTCCTGAATGGACTGGACAGCCTGGCTCCGGAGCAATTGTCTACTATTGTTTACCTGCGTAATGAAGGCCATACGGTAATTGAAGCCATCAACCGCCAATTAGCGCATTATCCGTACCATATTGGCCAAATTGTCTTCTATGCAAAACTGCTAAAAAAAGGAAACTGGGATAGTTCTGTCCATCCCTAA
- a CDS encoding DNA topoisomerase IV, producing MKKLLLLPLSLLLFSCYEQERNCKDFKTGKFRFEIEIDGQKKVTNFERNETIEIEDFEGKIDTSSIRWINDCEYILEKLHPKNRQEKSAIHMKILNTTGKTYTFEFSKVGDTQKQKGTVTKID from the coding sequence ATGAAAAAACTGCTCCTGCTTCCCCTGTCCTTATTACTATTTTCCTGTTACGAACAAGAACGTAACTGTAAAGATTTTAAAACCGGTAAATTCCGTTTCGAAATAGAAATCGACGGACAAAAAAAAGTAACCAATTTCGAACGCAATGAAACTATTGAAATTGAAGACTTTGAAGGTAAAATTGATACTTCTTCCATACGATGGATTAATGACTGCGAATACATCCTGGAAAAATTACATCCAAAAAATCGTCAGGAAAAGAGCGCAATCCATATGAAAATATTGAATACTACTGGAAAAACATATACTTTTGAATTCTCTAAAGTTGGAGATACACAAAAACAAAAAGGAACAGTAACCAAAATCGATTAA
- a CDS encoding TerC family protein, protein MEVFLNPDAWIALLTLTFLEIILGIDNIIFISIVTGKLPVEERKKATRIGLFLAMFMRIGLLFGITVLIAMKKPWFSFDFGWFSAGITGQAMILLLGGLFLIYKSTKEIHEKVDHKGEEEKSLGNAVKKSFSGIIVQILMIDLIFSVDSILTAVGMTNGIEGALYIMVTAVVISVGIMMLFAVPVGTFVNANPSIQILGLAFLILIGFMLITESMHLSDAQLAGQKVGTVPKGYLYFAIAFSLAVEFINMKMRKKKVA, encoded by the coding sequence ATGGAAGTATTTTTAAATCCCGATGCGTGGATTGCCCTGCTCACGCTAACTTTCCTGGAGATTATCCTCGGAATAGACAACATTATTTTTATTTCCATAGTAACAGGGAAACTACCGGTTGAAGAACGTAAAAAAGCCACCCGTATCGGTTTGTTTTTAGCTATGTTTATGAGAATCGGGCTTTTATTCGGGATCACGGTATTGATTGCTATGAAAAAACCATGGTTCAGTTTTGACTTTGGCTGGTTCAGCGCCGGCATTACCGGACAAGCGATGATCCTGCTATTGGGAGGTTTATTCCTGATTTATAAAAGTACCAAAGAAATCCATGAAAAGGTAGACCACAAAGGTGAAGAAGAAAAATCATTGGGCAATGCTGTAAAAAAGTCATTTTCCGGAATCATTGTACAAATCCTGATGATTGACCTTATTTTTTCTGTAGACTCTATCCTGACTGCAGTAGGAATGACGAATGGAATTGAAGGCGCCTTATATATTATGGTTACTGCCGTAGTCATTTCTGTAGGGATTATGATGTTGTTTGCCGTACCTGTTGGGACATTTGTCAATGCGAACCCTTCCATTCAGATCTTAGGCCTTGCTTTCCTGATCCTGATTGGATTCATGCTAATCACGGAAAGTATGCACCTCTCCGACGCCCAACTTGCAGGACAAAAAGTAGGTACTGTACCCAAAGGTTATCTTTATTTTGCCATCGCGTTCTCCCTTGCGGTAGAATTCATCAATATGAAAATGCGTAAAAAGAAAGTTGCTTAA